A portion of the Lolium rigidum isolate FL_2022 chromosome 1, APGP_CSIRO_Lrig_0.1, whole genome shotgun sequence genome contains these proteins:
- the LOC124682982 gene encoding serine carboxypeptidase II-1 — translation MAAAVLLVLAASILALSRASASPTNGAAADRITLLPGQPPVNFSMYSGYVTVDAAAGRALFYWLIEAAVEDPASTPLVLWLNGGPGCSSVGYGASEELGAFRINSDGTTLSSNPYSWNKRANMLFLDAPAGVGYSYSNTTSDLFTAGDNKTAHDSYTFLVNWLERFPQYKHRDFYITGESYAGHYVPQLSQVVYRNNKGIEKPVLNFKGFMVGNAVIDDYHDFVGTFEYWWTHGLISDDTYQKLQLACDFDSSTHASDACNKIFDVAYDEEGLIDAYSIYTPTCKKSSLDKRRLIKGRRPWLPRGYDPCTEVYSTKYYNLPEVQKAFRANVTGIPYAWTGCSDDLFEYWKDSPRSMLPIYRELIAAGLRIWVFSGDADSVVPLTGTRYSIDALYLPTVTNWYPWYQEEEVGGWCQVYKGLTLVTVRGAGHEVPLHRPKQALKLFEHFLQDKPMPRPVPSVQSF, via the exons ATGGCGGCGGCCGTGCTGCTAGTCCTGGCCGCCAGCATCCTGGCGCTGTCCCGCGCTTCCGCCTCGCCCAccaacggggcggcggccgaccgCATCACGCTTCTGCCGGGCCAGCCGCCGGTCAACTTCTCCATGTACTCGGGCTACGTCACCGTTGACGCCGCCGCGGGGCGCGCCCTCTTCTACTGGCTCATCGAGGCCGCCGTCGAGGACCCCGCGTCCACGCCGCTCGTGCTCTGGCTCAACGGCGGGCCCGGCTGCTCCTCCGTCGGCTACGGCGCCTCCGAGGAGCTCGGCGCCTTCCGGATCAACTCCGACGGCACCACGCTCTCCTCCAACCCCTACTCCTGGAATAAGA GggccaacatgctcttcttggacGCCCCCGCCGGCGTAGGCTACTCCTACTCCAACACCACCTCCGATCTGTTCACCGCCGGCGACAATAAGACAG CTCATGATTCCTACACTTTCTTGGTCAACTGGCTGGAGAGGTTCCCGCAGTACAAGCACCGTGATTTCTACATCACCGGGGAGAGCTACGCAG GGCACTACGTCCCTCAGTTGTCCCAAGTAGTGTACAGAAACAACAAAGGGATCGAGAAGCCTGTCCTGAACTTCAAAGGCTTCATG GTCGGGAATGCAGTTATTGACGATTACCATGATTTCGTTGGAACCTTCGAGTATTGGTGGACGCACGGGCTGATCTCTGACGACACCTATCAGAAGCTGCAGTTGGCCTGTGATTTTGATTCATCTACGCACGCTTCCGATGCATGCAACAAGATTTTTGATGTAGCTTATGATGAGGAAGGCTTGATTGATGCATACAGCATCTACACACCTACCTGCAAGAAGTCCTCACTTGATAAGCGGAGGCTAATCAAGGGAAGAAGG CCCTGGTTGCCAAGAGGATATGATCCCTGTACCGAAGTGTACTCCACCAAGTACTATAATCTACCAGAAGTGCAGAAAGCTTTTCGTGCCAATGTCACTGGAATACCGTATGCTTGGACCGGCTGCAG TGATGACTTGTTCGAATATTGGAAAGATTCGCCGAGGTCCATGCTTCCTATTTACCGCGAACTTATTGCAGCTGGCCTAAGAATATGGGTCTTCAG CGGTGATGCCGATTCCGTAGTACCCCTCACTGGTACAAGATACTCCATTGATGCACTCTATCTTCCGACCGTCACTAACTGGTATCCCtggtatcaggaggaggag GTTGGTGGTTGGTGCCAAGTGTATAAAGGTTTGACCTTGGTGACAGTCCGAGGTGCGGGACATGAGGTTCCCCTCCATCGTCCAAAACAGGCCTTGAAGcttttcgagcatttcttgcaaGATAAGCCCATGCCTCGGCCTGTACCTAGCGTTCAGTCGTTTTAG